A genome region from Nocardioides cynanchi includes the following:
- a CDS encoding dipeptidase: MSDDDLRARVRDVLPGVRRDLEALVRIESVSADPERAGEVQRSAEAVRDLFAAEGFEVQVTSAEGGRPAVIAHKRSSREGAPTVLLYAHHDVQPENDHADWDSPPFEPTEREGRLYARGAADDKAGIVAHLGALRAHGDDLPVNVVMFVEGEEEVGSDSLPALLKQHLDELRADVIVIADSGNWDIGVPALTTSLRGLVRLDVEVRTLTHGVHSGMWGGLVPDALMALSRLISTLYDDAGSVAVEGLYAGPAADVDYPEARLRAESGAVASVRWIGTGSSVERLWTKPSLSIIGLDAPKVAGSSNTLVPAAQARLSLRIAPGDTVAGARAALTRHLEQHVPWGAELTITPVDFGEPTAIDATGPAYDAARAAFTEAWDGTEPIDMGVGGSIPFIAEFLDAFPEASVLVTGVEDPDTRAHGANEGLHLAEFERVVLAEALLLDKLGHQGR; encoded by the coding sequence ATGAGCGATGACGACCTGCGCGCCCGGGTGCGCGACGTCCTTCCCGGTGTACGACGCGACCTCGAGGCGCTGGTCCGGATCGAGTCGGTCAGCGCCGACCCCGAGCGCGCCGGTGAGGTCCAGCGCAGCGCCGAGGCGGTGCGCGACCTGTTCGCGGCCGAGGGCTTCGAGGTGCAGGTCACCAGCGCGGAGGGCGGTCGCCCGGCCGTGATCGCCCACAAGCGGAGCAGCCGCGAGGGCGCGCCGACGGTGCTGCTCTACGCCCACCACGACGTCCAGCCCGAGAACGACCACGCCGACTGGGACTCCCCGCCGTTCGAGCCGACCGAGCGGGAAGGCCGGCTCTACGCCCGCGGCGCCGCCGACGACAAGGCTGGCATCGTCGCCCATCTGGGTGCCCTGCGGGCGCACGGCGACGACCTCCCGGTCAACGTCGTGATGTTCGTCGAGGGCGAGGAGGAGGTCGGCTCCGACAGCCTCCCGGCGCTGTTGAAGCAGCACCTCGACGAGCTGCGCGCCGACGTGATCGTGATCGCCGACAGCGGCAACTGGGACATCGGCGTCCCCGCCCTGACCACCAGCCTGCGCGGCCTGGTCCGCCTCGACGTCGAGGTGCGCACGCTGACCCACGGTGTCCACTCCGGGATGTGGGGAGGCCTGGTCCCCGATGCGCTGATGGCCCTGTCCCGCCTGATCTCCACGTTGTACGACGACGCCGGCAGCGTCGCGGTCGAGGGCCTGTACGCGGGCCCCGCCGCCGATGTCGACTATCCGGAGGCTCGGCTGCGCGCCGAGTCCGGCGCGGTCGCGAGCGTCCGGTGGATCGGCACCGGCTCCAGCGTCGAGCGGCTCTGGACCAAGCCGTCGCTGTCGATCATCGGCCTCGACGCACCCAAGGTCGCCGGCTCCAGCAACACCCTCGTGCCCGCCGCCCAGGCCCGGCTGAGCCTCCGGATCGCCCCGGGTGACACCGTCGCCGGTGCCCGCGCCGCCCTCACCCGCCACCTCGAGCAGCACGTGCCGTGGGGCGCCGAGCTCACGATCACCCCGGTCGACTTCGGCGAGCCGACCGCGATCGACGCCACCGGCCCTGCCTACGACGCGGCCCGGGCCGCCTTCACCGAGGCCTGGGACGGCACCGAGCCGATCGACATGGGTGTCGGCGGGTCGATCCCGTTCATCGCCGAGTTCCTCGACGCCTTCCCCGAGGCCAGCGTGCTGGTGACCGGCGTGGAGGACCCCGACACCCGCGCCCACGGCGCCAACGAGGGCCTGCATCTGGCCGAGTTCGAGCGCGTGGTCCTCGCCGAGGCGCTCCTCCTCGACAAGCTGGGTCACCAGGGCCGCTGA
- a CDS encoding DUF3073 domain-containing protein: MTDQTGATVSLPWPGPECEGVDPMGRGRAKAKQTKVARDLKYRTHDADFGALARELHGDTDSDATDEAVDDPADEWSDYAEPSRD; this comes from the coding sequence ATGACCGATCAGACCGGTGCCACGGTGTCACTTCCCTGGCCCGGCCCAGAGTGCGAGGGGGTCGACCCTATGGGGCGCGGCCGAGCTAAAGCCAAGCAGACCAAGGTCGCCCGAGACCTGAAGTACCGCACTCACGATGCGGACTTCGGGGCCCTGGCGCGCGAGCTGCACGGCGACACCGACAGCGACGCGACCGACGAGGCGGTGGACGACCCCGCCGACGAGTGGTCGGACTACGCCGAACCGTCGCGCGACTGA
- the rocD gene encoding ornithine--oxo-acid transaminase, giving the protein MNHVSPDTARHIELTETYAAHNYHPLHVVLSSGEGAWVTDVDGRRYLDCLAGYSALNFGHGHPRLVEVARRQLGRLTLTSRAFYNDQLGPFSEALADLTDKETILPMNSGAEAVETAIKVSRKWGYQVKGVPENQATIVAMEGNFHGRTTTIVSFSTDSDATHGYSPYTPGFRLVPYGDIEALRAAVDSTTVAVLLEPVQGEAGVVIPPEGYLQQVRTLCREEQVLMVADEIQSGLARTGRTFACDHEDVVPDMYILGKALGGGLYPVSAVAADRDVLGVITPGTHGSTFGGNPLAAAIGREVVAMLETGEFQERAAKLGEQLYDGLSDLVGFGIDAVRARGLWAGIDIAPDRMTGRDFTEALLAKGILAKEAHGQTVRLAPPIVASESDIDLLVTGFREVVTA; this is encoded by the coding sequence ATGAACCACGTCTCACCCGACACCGCCCGGCACATCGAGCTGACCGAGACCTACGCGGCGCACAACTACCACCCGCTGCACGTCGTGCTGTCCTCCGGCGAGGGCGCGTGGGTGACCGACGTCGACGGCAGGCGCTACCTGGACTGTCTGGCCGGCTACTCCGCCCTCAACTTCGGGCACGGCCACCCGCGCCTCGTCGAGGTGGCGCGCCGGCAGCTCGGTCGACTGACGCTGACCAGTCGTGCGTTCTACAACGACCAGCTCGGGCCGTTCTCCGAGGCGCTGGCCGACCTCACCGACAAGGAGACGATCCTGCCGATGAACTCCGGGGCCGAGGCCGTGGAGACCGCGATCAAGGTCAGCCGCAAGTGGGGCTACCAGGTCAAGGGCGTCCCGGAGAACCAGGCGACGATCGTGGCGATGGAGGGCAACTTCCACGGGCGCACCACCACGATCGTGTCGTTCTCGACCGACTCCGACGCCACCCACGGCTACTCGCCGTACACTCCGGGCTTCCGGCTCGTGCCGTACGGCGACATCGAGGCGCTGCGTGCCGCCGTCGACAGCACGACGGTGGCCGTGCTGCTCGAGCCGGTGCAGGGTGAGGCCGGCGTGGTCATCCCGCCGGAGGGCTACCTGCAGCAGGTGCGCACGCTGTGCCGCGAGGAGCAGGTGCTGATGGTCGCCGACGAGATCCAGTCCGGCCTGGCGCGCACCGGCCGCACCTTCGCCTGCGACCACGAGGACGTCGTCCCCGACATGTACATCCTGGGCAAGGCGCTGGGCGGCGGCCTCTACCCGGTCTCCGCCGTGGCCGCCGACCGCGACGTGCTCGGCGTGATCACCCCGGGCACCCACGGCTCCACGTTCGGCGGCAACCCGCTGGCCGCCGCGATCGGCCGCGAGGTCGTCGCGATGCTGGAGACCGGCGAGTTCCAGGAGCGGGCGGCCAAGCTCGGCGAGCAGCTGTACGACGGGCTCTCCGACCTGGTCGGCTTCGGCATCGACGCCGTCCGCGCCCGCGGGCTCTGGGCCGGGATCGACATCGCTCCGGACAGGATGACCGGCCGCGACTTCACCGAGGCCCTGCTGGCCAAGGGGATCCTGGCCAAGGAGGCCCACGGCCAGACCGTTCGTCTCGCCCCGCCGATCGTGGCCAGCGAGTCGGACATCGACCTGCTGGTGACCGGATTCCGCGAGGTCGTCACCGCCTGA
- a CDS encoding RNA polymerase sigma factor codes for MPDQRDDSEAHTVEQMDEPVDVEALAVQAAAGDAAALDVLLVEIQPRVRRICGRMLLYPEDAEEAAQDALLLVATRIHTFAGRSRFTTWLHAVAANSARSTYRTLKRRAGELPTDDLPIAADPRTTSVIAGSRLDFLEALEVLNVDHPALVEPLLLRDVQELEYSDIADLLGIPLGTVKSRIHSARQIVQPLLAVR; via the coding sequence GTGCCGGACCAGCGAGACGACTCGGAGGCGCACACGGTGGAGCAGATGGACGAACCGGTCGACGTCGAGGCCCTGGCGGTGCAGGCCGCGGCCGGTGACGCCGCGGCTCTGGACGTGCTCCTGGTCGAGATCCAGCCGCGCGTACGCCGGATCTGCGGGCGGATGCTGCTCTATCCGGAGGACGCCGAGGAGGCGGCCCAGGACGCGTTGCTCCTGGTCGCCACCCGTATCCACACCTTCGCCGGCCGCAGCCGCTTCACCACCTGGCTGCACGCGGTCGCCGCCAACAGCGCCCGGTCGACCTACCGCACCCTGAAGCGGCGAGCCGGGGAGCTGCCCACCGACGACCTGCCGATCGCGGCCGACCCCCGGACCACCAGCGTGATCGCCGGCAGCCGCCTGGACTTCCTGGAGGCGCTGGAGGTCCTCAACGTCGACCATCCGGCGCTGGTCGAGCCGCTGCTCCTGCGTGACGTCCAGGAGCTCGAGTACTCCGACATCGCCGACCTGCTCGGCATCCCGCTCGGGACGGTCAAGTCGCGGATCCACTCGGCCCGGCAGATCGTGCAGCCTCTGCTCGCGGTGCGCTGA
- a CDS encoding Glu/Leu/Phe/Val family dehydrogenase, with amino-acid sequence MSADPAVPAPVPSSVDGVDVFELGAEHEQVVFCNDHATGLRAIVAIHSTALGPSLGGTRFYPYASTADAVRDVLNLSRGMTYKAALAGLDLGGGKAVIIGDPATAKTEALLRAYGRFVQSLGGRYLTACDVGTYSEDMDVVARECSFVTGRTVAHGGAGDSSVLTAYGVFQGMRASAEAVWGTTSLSGRTVGIAGVGKVGRHLVKYLVDDGARVVVTDVHQPAVDAVVAEHGATAVGSTDDLVRAELDIYSPCAMGGALTDDVVEVLRARVVCGAANNQLSHPGIEKALAEREILYAPDYCVNSGGLIQVADELEGFSFDRAQQRAAGILETTRAVFELARTDSVTPAEAADRLAERRMRDVGRLRGVWLPAR; translated from the coding sequence ATGTCTGCCGATCCCGCCGTACCGGCACCGGTCCCCAGCTCCGTCGACGGAGTCGACGTCTTCGAGCTCGGCGCCGAGCACGAGCAGGTCGTGTTCTGCAACGACCACGCCACCGGGCTGCGGGCGATCGTCGCGATCCACTCGACGGCCCTCGGCCCGTCGTTGGGCGGCACCCGCTTCTACCCCTACGCCAGCACCGCGGACGCGGTCCGTGACGTGCTCAACCTCTCCCGCGGGATGACCTACAAGGCCGCCCTCGCCGGCCTCGACCTCGGCGGCGGCAAGGCCGTGATCATCGGTGATCCGGCCACCGCGAAAACCGAGGCGCTGCTGCGCGCCTACGGCCGCTTCGTGCAGTCGCTGGGCGGCCGCTACCTGACCGCCTGCGATGTCGGGACCTACTCCGAGGACATGGACGTCGTGGCCCGCGAGTGCTCGTTCGTCACCGGCCGGACCGTCGCCCACGGCGGGGCGGGCGACTCGTCGGTCCTCACGGCGTACGGCGTCTTCCAGGGCATGCGAGCCAGCGCCGAGGCGGTCTGGGGCACGACCAGCCTGAGCGGTCGCACCGTCGGCATCGCGGGGGTGGGCAAGGTGGGCCGCCACCTCGTGAAGTACCTCGTCGACGACGGTGCCCGGGTCGTGGTCACCGACGTCCACCAGCCCGCGGTCGACGCCGTCGTGGCGGAGCACGGCGCCACGGCCGTCGGCTCGACCGACGACCTGGTCCGGGCCGAGCTCGACATCTACTCGCCGTGCGCGATGGGCGGCGCGCTCACCGACGACGTCGTCGAGGTGCTGCGGGCGCGGGTGGTCTGCGGTGCCGCCAACAACCAGCTCTCGCACCCCGGGATCGAGAAGGCGCTGGCCGAGCGCGAGATCCTCTACGCGCCCGACTACTGCGTGAACTCCGGCGGGTTGATCCAGGTCGCCGACGAGCTCGAGGGCTTCAGCTTCGACCGCGCCCAGCAGCGTGCGGCCGGGATCCTCGAGACCACCCGAGCCGTCTTCGAACTCGCCCGCACCGACTCGGTCACCCCTGCCGAGGCGGCCGACCGGCTGGCCGAGCGCCGGATGCGCGACGTCGGTCGGCTGCGCGGCGTCTGGCTGCCCGCGCGCTGA
- the purM gene encoding phosphoribosylformylglycinamidine cyclo-ligase has product MTQPPESSGTNAYAASGVDIEAADTAVALMRGWVEKTSRPEVIGSIGGFAGLYDASALTRYAAPILATSTDGAGTKVAIAQMMDVHDTIGFDLVGMVVDDLVVCGAEPLFMTDYIACGRVEPERIAAIVKGIAEACVEAGCALLGGETAEHPGLMEPDAYDLAGAATGVVEANGLLGPGRVRPGDVVVAMSSSGLHANGYSLVRHVLLERAGWALDRDVPELGRTLGEELLEPTRIYAKACLALAAETQTHAMAHITGGGLAANLARVVPEELSVTIARATWQPAPVFDVVRRVGAVSQDDLESTLNCGVGMVALVPPDDADRAVATLDRCGVHAWVAGEVSTDDERGGTVRLVGQYPGW; this is encoded by the coding sequence GTGACCCAGCCTCCCGAGTCCTCCGGGACCAACGCGTACGCCGCCTCGGGCGTCGACATCGAGGCCGCGGACACGGCCGTCGCCCTGATGCGGGGCTGGGTCGAGAAGACCTCGCGGCCCGAGGTGATCGGCAGCATCGGCGGCTTCGCCGGGCTGTACGACGCCAGCGCACTGACCCGCTACGCCGCGCCGATCCTGGCGACCTCCACCGACGGCGCCGGCACCAAGGTCGCGATCGCCCAGATGATGGACGTGCACGACACCATCGGCTTCGACCTCGTCGGCATGGTCGTCGACGACCTGGTCGTCTGCGGCGCCGAGCCCCTGTTCATGACCGACTACATCGCCTGCGGGCGGGTGGAGCCCGAGCGGATCGCCGCGATCGTCAAGGGCATCGCGGAGGCCTGCGTGGAGGCCGGCTGCGCGCTGCTGGGTGGCGAGACGGCCGAGCACCCGGGCCTGATGGAGCCCGACGCCTACGACCTGGCCGGGGCCGCCACCGGAGTGGTGGAGGCGAACGGGCTGCTCGGCCCCGGACGCGTCCGCCCCGGCGACGTCGTCGTCGCGATGTCCTCCAGCGGGCTCCACGCCAACGGCTACTCCCTGGTCCGCCACGTCCTGCTCGAGCGGGCCGGCTGGGCCCTGGACCGCGACGTACCCGAGCTCGGCCGCACCCTCGGCGAGGAGCTCCTCGAACCGACCCGGATCTACGCCAAGGCGTGCCTGGCCCTGGCCGCCGAGACCCAGACCCATGCGATGGCCCACATCACCGGCGGTGGTCTGGCCGCCAACCTGGCGCGGGTCGTGCCCGAGGAGCTCTCGGTGACCATCGCCCGGGCGACCTGGCAGCCCGCCCCGGTCTTCGACGTCGTACGGCGTGTCGGCGCGGTCTCGCAGGACGACCTGGAGTCGACGCTGAACTGCGGCGTCGGGATGGTCGCGCTGGTGCCGCCCGACGACGCGGACCGCGCGGTGGCAACCCTCGACCGGTGCGGGGTGCATGCCTGGGTGGCTGGCGAGGTGTCGACCGACGACGAGCGCGGCGGCACGGTCCGACTGGTGGGGCAGTACCCCGGCTGGTGA
- a CDS encoding serine/threonine-protein kinase: MSLPVRLGRLRQVDRLGVGGFASVWLYHDDELQSDVAVKALADNWAQRLDIRDRFLQEARILRRADSDYVVRVYDVGEVEGTPYFVMTYADQGTVANLLERETSLSLDRTLDLVSQAGAGLAVLHAQGSIHRDLKPANLLLRTDGEGQRLMVADLGVAKAMLHASGLTHVVGTPAYMAPEQATGGGVDERADVYALAAVTYQMLTGRHAHEGSITDLAHLRQPPAPSELAGLPATVDDVVLRGLAPDREDRWPTVRAYVNAMQAVTPGSGRTLLVSPPDPGSRATPTPEPAAARPGGSRGLLALVCVVAFLVFFGVALVVTRQLH; encoded by the coding sequence GTGTCCCTCCCCGTACGGCTCGGCCGTCTGCGGCAGGTCGACCGTCTCGGGGTCGGTGGCTTCGCGTCGGTGTGGCTCTACCACGACGACGAGCTCCAGTCCGACGTCGCCGTGAAGGCGCTGGCCGACAACTGGGCCCAGCGGCTCGACATCCGCGACCGCTTCCTCCAGGAGGCTCGGATCCTGCGTCGGGCGGACTCCGACTACGTCGTCCGGGTGTACGACGTGGGCGAGGTCGAGGGCACGCCGTACTTCGTGATGACGTACGCCGACCAGGGCACCGTGGCCAACCTGCTCGAGCGTGAGACGTCCCTCTCGCTCGACCGCACGCTCGACCTGGTCTCGCAGGCGGGCGCCGGCCTCGCGGTGCTGCACGCCCAGGGCTCGATCCATCGCGACCTCAAGCCGGCCAACCTGCTGCTGCGCACCGACGGCGAGGGCCAGCGCCTGATGGTCGCCGACCTCGGGGTGGCGAAGGCGATGCTGCACGCCAGCGGGCTGACGCACGTGGTCGGGACCCCCGCGTACATGGCTCCCGAGCAGGCCACCGGGGGCGGCGTCGACGAACGGGCAGACGTCTACGCGCTGGCGGCGGTCACCTACCAGATGCTGACCGGCCGGCATGCCCACGAGGGCTCGATCACGGACCTCGCTCACCTCCGGCAGCCGCCCGCCCCCTCTGAGCTCGCGGGTCTGCCGGCCACGGTCGACGACGTCGTGCTCCGCGGGCTGGCCCCCGACCGCGAGGACCGGTGGCCGACGGTCCGGGCGTACGTCAACGCGATGCAGGCCGTCACCCCCGGCTCCGGGCGCACCCTGCTGGTCAGCCCACCCGACCCCGGGAGCCGGGCCACCCCCACGCCCGAGCCGGCCGCCGCCCGGCCGGGGGGCTCACGGGGGCTGCTCGCCCTGGTCTGCGTGGTGGCGTTCCTGGTGTTCTTCGGTGTCGCGCTGGTGGTCACCCGGCAGCTGCACTGA
- the purF gene encoding amidophosphoribosyltransferase produces MTPPTSRRGGDGRLTAALDPHDQGPQDACGVFGVWAPGEEVSKLCYFGLYALQHRGQESAGIAVSNGRQILVYKDMGLVSQVFDDSTLDSLKGHLAIGHSRYSTTGASTWHNAQPTFRPTEDGSIALGHNGNLINTAELRDMVAALPGLPGELDLHGRALEQSTSDTDLVTALLAQHPDTSLEQRALEVLPLLRGAFSFVWMNESTLYAARDAQGIRPLVLGRLDRGWVVASEDAALATIGASRVREIEPGEMLVIDENGLRSHHFAEPAPKGCVFEYVYLARPDATISGRSVHQARVEMGRQLAREFPVEADLVMPVPESGTPAAAGYAEESGIPFGQGFVKNAYVGRTFIQPSQTLRQLGIRLKLNALEHMVRGKRLVVVDDSIVRGNTQRAQIRMLREAGAAEVHVRISSPPVKWPCFYGIDFATRAELIANGLDVDEIASSVGADSLGYISLDGMTEATGQSQDNLCMACFTGAYPIELPDESLLGKHLLEATLSSPRAARELPVLNNP; encoded by the coding sequence GTGACCCCACCCACCAGCCGCCGGGGCGGCGACGGTCGGCTCACCGCAGCGCTCGATCCGCACGACCAGGGTCCGCAGGACGCCTGTGGTGTCTTCGGGGTCTGGGCGCCCGGTGAGGAAGTCTCCAAGCTCTGCTACTTCGGGCTCTACGCGCTGCAGCACCGCGGCCAGGAGTCCGCGGGCATCGCCGTCAGCAACGGTCGCCAGATCCTGGTCTACAAGGACATGGGGCTGGTCTCGCAGGTCTTCGACGACTCGACCCTGGACTCCCTCAAGGGCCACCTCGCGATCGGGCACTCGCGCTACTCCACCACCGGCGCCAGCACCTGGCACAACGCGCAGCCGACGTTCCGCCCGACCGAGGACGGCTCGATCGCGCTGGGCCACAACGGCAACCTGATCAACACCGCCGAGCTCCGCGACATGGTGGCCGCGCTCCCGGGCCTGCCCGGCGAGCTCGACCTGCACGGTCGGGCGCTCGAGCAGTCGACCAGCGACACCGACCTGGTCACCGCGCTGCTCGCCCAGCACCCCGACACCTCGCTCGAGCAGCGCGCACTGGAGGTGCTGCCGCTGCTGCGGGGCGCCTTTTCGTTCGTCTGGATGAACGAGTCGACGCTGTACGCCGCCCGCGACGCCCAGGGGATCCGGCCGCTGGTCCTGGGCAGGCTCGACCGCGGCTGGGTCGTCGCCAGCGAGGACGCCGCACTGGCCACGATCGGCGCCAGCCGGGTCCGCGAGATCGAGCCCGGCGAGATGCTGGTGATCGACGAGAACGGCCTGCGCTCCCACCACTTCGCCGAGCCCGCCCCCAAGGGGTGCGTGTTCGAGTACGTCTACCTGGCGCGCCCCGACGCCACCATCAGCGGGCGCAGCGTCCATCAGGCGAGAGTCGAGATGGGCCGACAGCTGGCCCGCGAGTTCCCGGTCGAGGCCGACCTGGTGATGCCGGTGCCCGAGTCGGGCACGCCCGCGGCCGCGGGGTACGCCGAGGAGAGCGGCATCCCGTTCGGCCAGGGCTTCGTCAAGAACGCCTACGTCGGCCGGACCTTCATCCAGCCCAGCCAGACCCTGCGCCAGCTGGGCATCCGGCTCAAGCTCAACGCGCTGGAGCACATGGTCCGCGGCAAGCGGCTGGTCGTGGTCGACGACTCGATCGTGCGGGGCAACACCCAACGTGCCCAGATCCGGATGCTCCGCGAGGCCGGCGCGGCCGAGGTCCACGTCCGGATCAGCAGCCCACCCGTGAAGTGGCCGTGCTTCTACGGCATCGACTTCGCCACCCGTGCCGAGCTGATCGCCAACGGGCTCGACGTCGACGAGATCGCCTCGAGCGTCGGCGCCGACAGTTTGGGCTACATCTCGCTCGACGGCATGACCGAGGCCACCGGCCAGTCGCAGGACAACCTCTGCATGGCCTGTTTCACCGGCGCCTACCCGATCGAGCTCCCCGACGAGAGCCTGCTCGGCAAGCACCTCCTCGAAGCCACCTTGAGCTCGCCGCGCGCGGCGCGTGAGCTGCCGGTCCTCAACAACCCGTGA
- a CDS encoding NAD(P)-dependent oxidoreductase, with translation MIVALLPTQRLVDAVGPLDGVELVLWRGDGPPPRADEVDLVVPDYARGRAAMGQLGVLPRLRVVQLQTAGYDGVLELTPPGVLLANARGVHDDATAELALGLTIASLRGIDTAVREAGTWRQDTSRRSLADSRVAVLGYGAIGRAVAERMLACRAVVTGVASAARDDDLVGRVVTVDDVGWSAQHVVVVVLPLDDATRHVVDAPFLARLADGALVVNVGRGPLLDTDAVLAEVGRLRFALDVTDPEPLPSDHPLWTAPGVLVTPHIAGGTTAMLPRMADLVRDQLTRLRDGRALRNVIR, from the coding sequence GTGATCGTCGCCCTGCTGCCGACCCAGCGACTGGTCGACGCGGTCGGGCCGCTCGACGGGGTCGAGCTGGTGCTCTGGCGCGGAGACGGGCCGCCGCCCCGGGCCGACGAGGTCGACCTGGTGGTGCCCGACTACGCCCGCGGCCGGGCCGCGATGGGGCAGCTCGGCGTCCTGCCCCGGCTGCGCGTCGTCCAGCTGCAGACGGCGGGGTACGACGGCGTGCTCGAGCTGACGCCTCCCGGTGTCCTGCTGGCCAACGCGCGAGGGGTGCACGACGACGCGACCGCCGAGCTCGCGCTCGGACTGACCATCGCCTCGCTGCGCGGGATCGACACCGCCGTGCGCGAGGCCGGCACCTGGCGCCAGGACACGTCGCGGCGGAGCCTGGCCGACAGCCGGGTGGCGGTGCTGGGCTACGGCGCGATCGGTCGTGCGGTCGCCGAGCGGATGCTGGCCTGTCGGGCCGTGGTGACCGGGGTGGCGTCGGCGGCGCGCGACGACGACCTCGTCGGCCGGGTGGTGACCGTCGACGACGTCGGCTGGTCCGCCCAGCACGTCGTGGTCGTCGTACTCCCGCTGGACGACGCGACCCGTCACGTGGTCGACGCTCCCTTCCTGGCCCGGCTCGCCGACGGCGCGCTGGTGGTCAACGTGGGCCGCGGGCCGCTGCTGGACACCGACGCGGTGCTGGCCGAGGTCGGCCGCCTGCGCTTCGCCCTCGACGTCACCGATCCCGAGCCGCTCCCGTCCGACCACCCGCTCTGGACCGCGCCGGGCGTGCTGGTCACCCCCCACATCGCCGGCGGCACCACCGCGATGCTGCCCCGGATGGCCGACCTGGTCCGCGACCAGCTCACCCGCCTCCGCGACGGCCGCGCCCTCCGTAACGTCATCCGCTGA